One Streptomyces sp. ML-6 genomic region harbors:
- the ggt gene encoding gamma-glutamyltransferase: protein MRRSVARNVSLSAVLAAVVTVGAAGPSSSAPALEPPPKSPVAVGYGGAVSSVDPDASAAGIEVLRKGGNAVDAAVATAAALGVTEPYSAGIGGGGYFVYYDARKQTVRTIDGRETAPRSADASLFLENGEPIPFEDAVTSGLGVGTPGTPATWDAALDAWGSKSLRQVLEPAERLARDGFVVDETFRAQTRSNQARFADFPATRELFLPGGRLPVVGSVFRNPDLARTYERVGRKGVDELYRGEVAEDIVRTVRKPPVDPAADRVVRPGDLTAKDLRSYRVLRQAPTKVDYRGLDVYGMAPSSSGGTSVGEALNILESTDLSRASEAEYLHRYIEASRIAFADRGRWVGDPAFEDVPTRELLSQRFADSRACLIKDDAVLTSPLAPADPRHPTDCTAAGTAAPTTYEGENTTHLTTADKWGNVVAYTLTIEQTGGSGITVPGRGFLLNNELTDFSFAPANPAVHDPNLPGPGKRPRSSISPTIVLKHGEPVLALGSPGGATIITTVLQSLIGTVDRGLPLVDAIAAPRASQRNSATTELEPGLWDSPVRAELESLGHAFKPSSELGAATGVQRLPDGRWLAAAEKERRGGGSAMVVKPAGRP, encoded by the coding sequence ATGAGACGTTCCGTCGCGCGGAATGTGTCGTTATCAGCTGTTCTGGCCGCTGTGGTCACGGTCGGGGCGGCCGGTCCTTCCTCGTCCGCACCGGCCCTCGAGCCACCGCCCAAATCGCCCGTCGCGGTGGGGTACGGAGGCGCGGTGTCCAGCGTCGACCCGGACGCGTCGGCCGCGGGCATCGAGGTGCTCCGCAAGGGCGGCAACGCGGTGGACGCCGCCGTGGCGACCGCGGCGGCGCTCGGTGTGACCGAGCCCTACTCGGCGGGCATCGGCGGGGGCGGCTACTTCGTCTACTACGACGCCCGGAAGCAAACGGTCCGGACGATCGACGGCCGGGAGACCGCGCCGCGCAGCGCGGACGCCTCGCTGTTCCTGGAGAACGGCGAGCCGATCCCCTTCGAGGACGCCGTCACCAGCGGACTGGGCGTGGGCACCCCGGGCACCCCGGCCACCTGGGACGCCGCGCTCGACGCCTGGGGCAGCAAGTCGCTGCGGCAGGTGCTCGAGCCGGCCGAGCGGCTCGCCCGGGACGGCTTCGTCGTCGACGAGACGTTCCGGGCGCAGACCAGGAGCAACCAGGCCAGGTTCGCCGACTTCCCGGCGACCCGGGAACTCTTCCTGCCGGGCGGTCGACTCCCGGTGGTCGGTTCCGTGTTCAGGAACCCGGACCTGGCGCGCACCTACGAGCGGGTGGGCCGCAAGGGCGTCGACGAGCTGTACCGGGGCGAGGTGGCCGAGGACATCGTGCGCACCGTCCGCAAGCCGCCCGTCGACCCGGCGGCCGACCGTGTGGTGCGGCCCGGCGACCTCACCGCGAAGGACCTGAGGTCCTACCGGGTGCTGCGACAGGCCCCGACGAAGGTCGACTACCGCGGCCTCGACGTGTACGGCATGGCGCCGTCCTCGTCCGGTGGCACCAGCGTCGGCGAGGCGCTCAACATCCTGGAGTCCACGGACCTCTCGAGGGCGAGCGAGGCGGAATACCTGCACCGCTACATCGAGGCGAGCCGGATCGCCTTCGCCGACCGGGGACGCTGGGTGGGCGACCCGGCGTTCGAGGACGTGCCGACGCGGGAACTGCTCAGCCAGCGGTTCGCCGACTCGCGCGCGTGCCTGATCAAGGACGACGCGGTGCTGACCAGCCCGCTCGCACCGGCCGACCCGCGCCACCCGACCGACTGCACGGCCGCCGGTACGGCCGCCCCGACGACGTACGAGGGGGAGAACACCACGCACCTGACGACGGCCGACAAGTGGGGCAACGTCGTCGCGTACACCCTGACCATCGAGCAGACCGGCGGCAGCGGCATCACCGTGCCGGGCCGCGGCTTCCTGCTCAACAACGAGCTGACGGACTTCTCGTTCGCGCCCGCCAACCCCGCGGTCCACGACCCGAACCTGCCCGGTCCGGGCAAGCGTCCGCGCTCGTCCATCTCGCCGACGATCGTGCTGAAGCACGGCGAGCCGGTGCTGGCCCTGGGGTCGCCCGGTGGCGCCACGATCATCACGACCGTGCTGCAGTCGCTCATCGGCACCGTCGACCGGGGGCTCCCGCTGGTCGACGCCATCGCGGCGCCGCGCGCCAGCCAGCGCAACTCGGCGACGACGGAGCTCGAACCGGGGCTGTGGGACAGCCCGGTGCGGGCCGAGCTGGAGTCCCTGGGGCACGCCTTCAAGCCGTCCTCGGAACTCGGGGCGGCGACCGGGGTGCAGCGGCTGCCGGACGGGCGATGGCTGGCCGCCGCCGAGAAGGAGCGCCGGGGCGGCGGCTCGGCGATGGTCGTGAAACCGGCCGGACGCCCGTGA
- a CDS encoding aspartate aminotransferase family protein: MSSLHDRHLAVCPDWLALYYKKPLEITHGEGRHVWDADGRRYLDFFGGILTTMTAHALPEVTKAVAEQAGRIIHSSTLYLNRPMVELAERIAALSGIPDARVFFTTSGTEANDTALLLATAYRKSNQILAMRNSYHGRSFSAVSVTGNNAWSPTSLSPLQTLYVHGGVRTRGPYAHLGDAEFVAACVADLEDLLGHTRTPAALIAEPIQGVGGFTSPPDGLYAEFRRVLDRHGVLWISDEVQTGWGRSGEHFWGWQAHGRNGPPDILTFAKGIGNGMSIGGVVARADVMNCLDANSISTFGGSPVTMAAGLANLSYLLEHDLQGNARRVGGLLIERLRAIGAGSEHVREVRGRGLMIGIELVRPGTDEADPQAAAAVLEAAREGGLLIGKGGGHNTSVLRIAPPLSLTIPEAEEGAEILAEALRSVA, translated from the coding sequence GTGAGCAGCCTGCACGACCGCCATCTCGCCGTCTGTCCCGACTGGCTGGCGCTCTATTACAAGAAGCCCCTGGAGATCACCCACGGCGAGGGCCGGCACGTCTGGGACGCCGACGGCAGGCGCTACCTCGACTTCTTCGGCGGCATCCTCACCACCATGACCGCCCACGCCCTGCCCGAGGTGACCAAGGCGGTCGCCGAGCAGGCGGGGCGGATCATCCACTCCTCCACGCTCTACCTCAACCGGCCGATGGTCGAGCTGGCCGAGCGCATCGCCGCGCTCTCCGGCATCCCGGACGCCCGGGTCTTCTTCACCACCTCCGGCACCGAGGCCAACGACACGGCCCTGCTGCTCGCCACCGCGTACCGCAAGTCGAACCAGATCCTCGCGATGCGCAACAGCTACCACGGCAGGTCCTTCTCCGCGGTCTCCGTCACCGGCAACAACGCCTGGTCGCCCACCAGCCTGTCGCCGTTGCAGACGCTGTACGTGCACGGTGGCGTCCGCACCCGGGGGCCGTACGCGCACCTCGGTGACGCGGAGTTCGTCGCCGCCTGTGTCGCGGACCTGGAGGACCTGCTCGGCCACACCCGGACCCCGGCCGCGCTGATCGCCGAACCCATCCAGGGCGTCGGCGGGTTCACCTCGCCGCCCGACGGGCTGTACGCGGAGTTCCGCCGGGTCCTCGACCGGCACGGCGTCCTGTGGATCTCCGACGAGGTGCAGACCGGCTGGGGCCGTTCCGGCGAGCACTTCTGGGGCTGGCAGGCGCACGGCCGGAACGGGCCGCCGGACATCCTCACCTTCGCCAAGGGCATCGGGAACGGCATGTCGATCGGCGGTGTCGTGGCCCGCGCCGACGTCATGAATTGCCTGGACGCCAACTCCATCTCGACCTTCGGCGGTTCCCCGGTCACCATGGCGGCGGGCCTGGCCAACCTCTCGTACCTGCTGGAGCACGACCTCCAGGGCAACGCCCGGCGGGTCGGCGGGCTGCTGATCGAGCGGCTGCGGGCGATCGGTGCGGGTTCGGAGCACGTGCGGGAGGTGCGCGGCCGGGGCCTGATGATCGGCATCGAGCTGGTGCGGCCCGGCACCGACGAGGCGGACCCGCAGGCGGCCGCGGCCGTGCTGGAGGCGGCCCGGGAGGGCGGCCTGCTCATCGGCAAGGGCGGCGGCCACAACACCAGCGTGCTGCGGATCGCGCCGCCCCTCTCGCTGACCATCCCGGAAGCGGAGGAGGGTGCCGAGATCCTGGCCGAGGCCCTTCGGTCGGTGGCCTGA
- a CDS encoding nitrilase-related carbon-nitrogen hydrolase has product MSQVVRAALVQATWTGDTESMIAKHEEHAREAARQGAQIIGFQEVFNAPYFCQVQEPEHYRWAEAVPDGPTVRRMQDLARETGMVIVVPVYEVEQSGFYYNTAAVIDADGSYLGKYRKHHIPQVKGFWEKYYFKPGNVGWPVFDTAVGKVGVYICYDRHFPEGWRQLGLNGAQLVYNPSATSRGLSGYLWQLEQPASAVANEYFIAAINRVGQEEYGDNDFYGTSYFVDPRGQFVGEVASDKEEELVVRDLDFGLIDEVRQQWAFYRDRRPDAYEGLVEP; this is encoded by the coding sequence ATGTCCCAAGTCGTACGCGCCGCCCTCGTCCAGGCGACCTGGACCGGCGACACCGAATCCATGATCGCCAAGCATGAGGAACACGCACGCGAGGCCGCCCGTCAGGGTGCGCAGATCATCGGCTTCCAGGAGGTGTTCAACGCCCCCTACTTCTGCCAGGTGCAGGAACCCGAGCACTACCGCTGGGCCGAGGCCGTGCCGGACGGGCCGACCGTCCGCCGGATGCAGGACCTCGCCCGGGAGACCGGCATGGTGATCGTCGTGCCGGTCTACGAGGTCGAGCAGTCGGGCTTCTACTACAACACCGCCGCCGTGATCGATGCCGACGGCTCCTATCTCGGCAAGTACCGCAAGCACCACATCCCGCAGGTCAAGGGCTTCTGGGAGAAGTACTACTTCAAGCCCGGGAACGTCGGCTGGCCGGTCTTCGACACCGCCGTCGGCAAGGTCGGCGTCTACATCTGCTACGACCGCCACTTCCCGGAGGGCTGGCGTCAACTCGGTCTCAACGGAGCCCAGTTGGTGTACAACCCGTCGGCCACCTCGCGCGGCCTCTCCGGTTATCTCTGGCAGCTGGAACAGCCCGCCTCCGCCGTCGCCAACGAATACTTCATCGCCGCGATCAACCGCGTGGGCCAGGAGGAGTACGGCGACAACGACTTCTACGGGACCAGCTACTTCGTCGACCCGCGCGGCCAGTTCGTCGGCGAGGTCGCCAGCGACAAGGAGGAGGAGCTCGTCGTCCGCGACCTCGACTTCGGCCTCATCGACGAGGTCAGGCAGCAGTGGGCGTTCTACCGGGACCGCCGCCCCGACGCGTACGAGGGACTGGTGGAGCCGTGA
- a CDS encoding helix-turn-helix transcriptional regulator: protein MVRTPLTPEERRRGERLGELLREARGGRSMVEIAASAGISAETLRKIETGRAPTPAFFTVAALAGALGLSMDEILVRCAPEPDAVPLAG, encoded by the coding sequence ATGGTTCGAACTCCCCTGACCCCGGAAGAGCGCCGCCGCGGCGAACGCCTCGGAGAGCTGCTGCGCGAGGCGCGCGGCGGGCGCAGCATGGTCGAGATCGCGGCGAGCGCCGGAATCTCCGCCGAGACGCTGCGCAAGATCGAGACGGGCCGCGCGCCCACCCCCGCCTTCTTCACCGTCGCGGCACTGGCCGGGGCGCTCGGGCTCTCGATGGACGAGATCCTCGTACGCTGCGCCCCGGAACCGGACGCGGTGCCGCTGGCCGGATAG
- a CDS encoding aminotransferase class I/II-fold pyridoxal phosphate-dependent enzyme, producing MTTELSPEALTEFLDRARQDYRELVALGLSLDLTRGKPAPEQLDLSDDLLSLPGGRHTSADGTDVRNYGGLQGLPELREIFADVLQVPVGQLIAAGNSSLELMHDCLVHALLSVLPGAESRWVEQERIAFLCPVPGYDRHFALCERFGIDMIPVPMTAEGPDMEAVERLVAEDPTVKGIWCVPKYSNPDGVCYSDATVARLASMDTAAPDFRIFWDNAYAAHHLTDEPVEIADLLAACAGAGNPDRAFVFGSTSKITAAGAGVAFFGSSPANVQWLLGNNSKRSIGPDKVNQLRHVLFLRDADGVRRHMAHQRALLQPKFEAVARILDAELGGSGLASWTSPKGGYFVTLEVPDGCAKEVVRRAAEAGIVLTPAGATHPYGDDPRDAVIRIAPSYPGLPELEQAITGLAVCVRLVGYEQRAGRE from the coding sequence ATGACCACCGAGCTGAGTCCCGAAGCCCTCACCGAGTTCCTCGACCGGGCCCGCCAGGACTACCGGGAGCTGGTGGCACTCGGGCTCTCGCTCGACCTCACCCGGGGCAAGCCGGCTCCCGAGCAGCTCGACCTCTCCGATGACCTGCTGAGCCTGCCCGGTGGACGGCACACCTCCGCCGACGGCACGGACGTGCGCAACTACGGCGGTCTGCAGGGACTGCCCGAGCTGCGGGAGATCTTCGCCGACGTGCTCCAGGTCCCGGTGGGGCAGCTGATCGCGGCCGGCAACTCCAGCCTGGAGCTGATGCACGACTGCCTGGTGCACGCCCTGCTGAGCGTGCTGCCGGGCGCCGAGTCGCGCTGGGTGGAGCAGGAGCGGATCGCGTTCCTGTGTCCGGTGCCCGGTTACGACCGGCACTTCGCGCTCTGCGAGCGGTTCGGGATCGACATGATCCCGGTGCCGATGACCGCCGAGGGGCCGGACATGGAGGCCGTGGAACGGCTCGTCGCCGAGGATCCGACGGTCAAGGGCATCTGGTGCGTGCCGAAGTACAGCAACCCGGACGGCGTCTGCTACAGCGACGCGACCGTGGCCCGGCTCGCCTCGATGGACACCGCCGCCCCCGACTTCCGGATCTTCTGGGACAACGCCTACGCCGCCCACCACCTCACCGACGAGCCCGTCGAGATCGCCGATCTGCTCGCCGCCTGCGCCGGAGCGGGCAACCCCGACCGGGCGTTCGTGTTCGGCTCCACCTCGAAGATCACCGCGGCGGGCGCGGGCGTGGCGTTCTTCGGCTCCTCGCCCGCGAACGTGCAGTGGCTGCTCGGCAACAACTCCAAGCGGTCGATCGGCCCCGACAAGGTGAACCAGCTGCGGCACGTGCTGTTCCTGCGGGACGCCGACGGCGTGCGCCGCCACATGGCGCACCAGCGCGCCCTGCTGCAGCCGAAGTTCGAGGCGGTGGCCCGGATCCTGGACGCCGAGCTCGGCGGCAGCGGACTGGCGTCCTGGACCTCGCCCAAGGGCGGGTACTTCGTCACGCTGGAGGTCCCGGACGGCTGCGCCAAGGAGGTCGTGCGCCGCGCCGCCGAGGCGGGCATCGTGCTGACCCCGGCCGGCGCCACCCACCCGTACGGCGACGACCCGCGCGACGCGGTCATCCGCATCGCCCCCAGCTACCCGGGCCTCCCGGAGCTGGAGCAGGCGATCACGGGGCTCGCCGTCTGCGTCAGGCTCGTGGGCTATGAGCAGCGGGCGGGCCGGGAGTAG
- a CDS encoding TIR-like protein FxsC: MLEGSTARATAPYFFLSYAHTPGYGGGTDPDMWVERLFRDLCDHVAAMTDLPAGAPAGFMDREVRSGEGWSERLGEVLATCRVFVPLFSPRYFASEMCGKEWYAFAQRAIHHRARSNQPAEAIVPALWVPVPPSQLPGPAERLQFDHRDFGDRYASDGLYGLIKLRLFAEEYERAVYKLARRIVNVADTTRIGTGRPVDYRQAPSAFGPRNSASGPRPIRITVVAPTRRDLPEGRLADYYGDSAQDWNPYHPATTRPLAYVAEDLVRSLNYQATITSFDEETEHGNSKQPPGSPEILLVDRWALQDEDRRRRLAAFDAENRPWIAPAVPWSREDRQSMAAEAELTGKLERTMPSLMRQGRAHCRPAARGVPSMEAFGQILPQVVEVAAQQYLRHATVYPSPTGGGPGERPRLRGPVTDRDAP; this comes from the coding sequence GTGCTCGAAGGAAGCACCGCCCGCGCGACGGCCCCGTACTTCTTCCTGAGCTATGCCCACACCCCGGGGTACGGCGGTGGAACGGACCCCGACATGTGGGTCGAACGCCTCTTCAGGGATCTCTGTGACCACGTGGCGGCCATGACGGATCTGCCCGCGGGCGCGCCCGCGGGGTTCATGGACCGGGAAGTACGCTCCGGCGAGGGCTGGTCGGAGCGGCTCGGCGAGGTGCTCGCCACCTGCCGGGTGTTCGTTCCGCTGTTCTCGCCGCGTTACTTCGCCAGTGAGATGTGCGGCAAGGAGTGGTACGCCTTCGCGCAGCGCGCCATCCACCACCGGGCCCGCTCCAACCAGCCGGCCGAGGCGATCGTCCCGGCGCTCTGGGTGCCCGTGCCGCCGAGCCAGCTCCCCGGTCCGGCCGAGCGGTTGCAGTTCGACCACCGCGACTTCGGGGACCGTTACGCCAGCGACGGGCTCTACGGCCTCATCAAGCTCAGGCTCTTCGCCGAGGAGTACGAGCGCGCGGTGTACAAGCTCGCCAGGCGCATCGTCAACGTCGCCGATACGACCAGAATCGGCACCGGGCGCCCGGTCGACTACCGACAGGCCCCCAGTGCCTTCGGCCCGCGCAACAGCGCGTCCGGGCCCCGCCCCATTCGGATCACCGTGGTCGCCCCCACTCGCCGCGACCTGCCCGAGGGGCGCCTGGCCGACTACTACGGCGACAGTGCGCAGGACTGGAACCCCTACCACCCCGCCACCACCCGCCCCCTGGCCTATGTCGCCGAGGACCTGGTGCGCTCCCTCAACTACCAGGCCACCATCACCTCCTTCGACGAGGAGACGGAGCACGGAAACAGCAAGCAGCCGCCCGGCAGCCCCGAGATCCTGCTCGTCGACCGCTGGGCCCTCCAGGACGAGGACCGGCGCAGGAGGCTCGCCGCCTTCGACGCCGAGAACCGCCCCTGGATCGCTCCGGCCGTGCCGTGGAGCCGCGAGGACCGGCAGAGCATGGCGGCCGAGGCCGAACTGACCGGGAAGCTCGAACGGACCATGCCGTCCTTGATGCGCCAGGGGCGCGCCCACTGCCGCCCCGCGGCCAGGGGCGTGCCCAGCATGGAGGCGTTCGGCCAGATCCTGCCGCAGGTGGTCGAGGTGGCGGCCCAGCAGTACCTGAGACACGCGACGGTGTACCCGTCCCCCACCGGTGGTGGCCCCGGCGAACGGCCGAGGTTGCGGGGGCCGGTAACGGACCGCGATGCTCCATGA
- a CDS encoding AAA family ATPase, whose amino-acid sequence MTWNPYYRGDGEVRHDTRLPDPPPWRTFPRVPSPGLFEPPEGLVPAVNAALALRRPLLITGSPGTGKSTVIEQVAAELALGPVLRWHVTSRSTLGDALYHYDALGRIHAHRLQQERARAGERDVGTDDIAAFMTLGPLGTALLPSDRPRALLIDEIDKADLDLPGDLLDVLERGEFRIEELRREGQDLAHLRMFGGDAAYPVRNGHVQCTEFPFIVMTSNGEQELPAPFLRRCLRYTMPRPTPELVREIVRRHLRLDVPGSGPLADLVDDFVRRVGDGERVAIDQLLSTLHLLDGPAKVAASERGALIGLLMKNLSGA is encoded by the coding sequence ATGACGTGGAACCCGTACTACCGAGGCGACGGAGAGGTGCGGCACGACACCCGGCTGCCCGACCCGCCGCCGTGGCGGACCTTCCCCCGGGTGCCGTCCCCAGGGCTGTTCGAACCGCCGGAGGGGCTCGTCCCCGCGGTCAACGCGGCCCTCGCCCTGCGCCGGCCCCTGCTGATCACGGGCAGTCCGGGCACGGGCAAGTCCACCGTGATCGAACAGGTCGCGGCGGAGCTCGCGCTGGGCCCCGTACTGCGCTGGCACGTGACCTCGCGCAGCACGCTCGGGGACGCGCTGTACCACTACGACGCCCTCGGGCGCATCCACGCCCACCGGCTGCAGCAGGAGCGGGCGCGCGCCGGTGAGCGGGACGTCGGCACCGACGACATCGCGGCGTTCATGACCCTGGGGCCGCTGGGAACGGCGCTGCTGCCGTCGGACCGGCCGCGAGCCCTGCTCATCGACGAGATCGACAAGGCCGATCTGGATCTTCCCGGGGACCTGCTCGACGTGCTGGAACGCGGCGAGTTCCGCATCGAGGAACTGCGCCGCGAGGGACAGGACCTCGCCCATCTGCGCATGTTCGGCGGGGACGCCGCGTACCCCGTGCGCAACGGCCATGTGCAGTGCACCGAGTTTCCCTTCATCGTGATGACGAGCAACGGGGAGCAGGAGCTGCCCGCGCCGTTCCTGCGGCGGTGCCTGCGCTACACGATGCCCCGCCCCACACCGGAGCTCGTCCGGGAGATCGTGCGCAGGCACCTGCGGCTCGACGTGCCCGGGTCGGGTCCGCTCGCCGATCTCGTCGACGACTTCGTGCGCCGGGTGGGCGACGGCGAGCGAGTCGCGATCGACCAGTTGCTCAGTACCCTCCATCTGCTGGACGGGCCGGCGAAGGTGGCGGCGTCGGAGCGCGGCGCGCTCATCGGGCTGCTGATGAAGAACCTGTCCGGTGCCTGA
- a CDS encoding Rieske 2Fe-2S domain-containing protein → MGLSREYGRAITEGPTPADAAGATALPYPSGWAALAFSDELRPGTVLTRPLAGQDVVLYRLGTGALRAIRPYCPHLGAHLGLAKVDGDDLVCPFHFFAFGPDGACVRTGYDTSPPRSPLTQLPVQEVNGAVFVWRHHDGRAPDWFIPRWHEIGHRPARTAAWELAGNVQEVIENSVDLGHFATLHGWERAEIGGPVAYEDATFHVSMRAHESAPLLGGFVVDVEVDGYGLGCLHADVHTPRLGLRMCTMVMPTAIAPNRMQFRQLNRISFAEPSRLPAPLARAVSRTAARLLDRAVFRSSCEFTAADFPIWHHKQYQQPPRLAPGDGPIGPFRRWARRFYPPLETDRRTLPGPHERGVPGKLGDSDERGAGAEVI, encoded by the coding sequence GTGGGACTGTCACGCGAGTACGGACGCGCCATCACCGAGGGGCCGACCCCGGCCGATGCCGCGGGCGCCACCGCCCTGCCCTACCCGAGCGGCTGGGCGGCACTGGCCTTCTCGGACGAACTACGGCCGGGCACCGTGCTCACCCGGCCGCTGGCGGGGCAGGACGTGGTGCTGTACCGGCTCGGCACGGGGGCCCTCCGCGCCATCCGCCCGTACTGTCCGCACCTCGGCGCCCATCTCGGCCTGGCGAAGGTCGACGGGGACGATCTCGTGTGCCCGTTCCACTTCTTCGCGTTCGGCCCCGACGGGGCGTGCGTACGGACGGGGTACGACACGTCGCCGCCGAGATCGCCGTTGACCCAACTGCCGGTGCAGGAGGTCAACGGCGCCGTCTTCGTCTGGCGGCACCACGACGGCCGGGCCCCGGACTGGTTCATTCCCCGCTGGCACGAGATCGGCCACCGGCCGGCCCGCACCGCCGCGTGGGAGCTGGCCGGCAACGTCCAGGAGGTGATCGAGAACTCGGTGGACCTCGGACACTTCGCCACCCTGCACGGCTGGGAGAGGGCGGAGATCGGCGGGCCCGTCGCCTACGAGGACGCCACGTTCCACGTGTCCATGCGGGCCCATGAATCGGCCCCCCTGCTGGGCGGTTTCGTCGTCGACGTGGAGGTGGACGGCTACGGACTCGGCTGCCTGCACGCCGACGTGCACACGCCCCGGCTCGGGCTGCGGATGTGCACGATGGTGATGCCGACCGCCATCGCGCCCAACCGGATGCAGTTCCGCCAGCTCAACCGGATCTCCTTCGCGGAGCCCTCCCGGCTGCCGGCACCGCTCGCGCGGGCGGTGAGCCGGACCGCGGCCCGGCTGCTGGACCGCGCGGTCTTCCGTTCCAGCTGCGAGTTCACCGCCGCCGACTTCCCGATCTGGCACCACAAGCAGTACCAGCAACCGCCCCGGCTGGCCCCCGGCGACGGCCCGATCGGACCGTTCCGGCGGTGGGCCCGCAGGTTCTACCCGCCGCTGGAAACCGACCGGAGGACACTGCCCGGCCCCCACGAGCGCGGCGTGCCCGGGAAACTCGGCGATTCCGACGAGCGCGGCGCGGGGGCGGAAGTGATCTGA
- the map gene encoding type I methionyl aminopeptidase codes for MVQLKTDTSMAAMRETGRVVARLLDAVRKAATIGVSLRELDEVARGVLRGAGATSPFLNYRPRFAPTPFPAVICASVNDAIVHGIPTDQRLRDGDLVSIDAGAMLDGWAGDSAISFTVGSARPADTRLVETAFEALEAGIAAAVVGNRIGDIAHAIGTVCRTAGYGIPEGFGGHGIGRSMHEDPGVPNEGRPGRGMPLRHGMVLAIEPMLIGGGKDAFHADRDGWTLRTSDGSRAAHAEHTVAITNDGPRILTAP; via the coding sequence ATGGTGCAACTCAAGACGGACACATCCATGGCAGCGATGCGCGAGACCGGGCGGGTCGTGGCGCGCCTGCTCGACGCCGTACGGAAGGCGGCCACGATCGGCGTCTCCCTGCGCGAACTCGACGAGGTGGCCCGCGGCGTCCTGCGCGGGGCCGGGGCCACGTCGCCGTTCCTGAACTACCGGCCGCGCTTCGCGCCCACCCCGTTCCCCGCCGTGATCTGTGCGTCGGTCAACGACGCGATCGTGCACGGCATCCCGACCGACCAGCGACTGCGCGACGGCGACCTGGTGAGCATCGACGCGGGCGCGATGCTCGACGGCTGGGCGGGCGACTCGGCGATCAGCTTCACCGTCGGAAGCGCCAGGCCCGCGGACACCAGGCTCGTCGAGACGGCCTTCGAGGCACTGGAGGCGGGCATCGCGGCGGCCGTCGTCGGCAATCGGATCGGCGACATCGCACACGCGATCGGCACGGTCTGCCGCACGGCCGGATACGGCATTCCGGAGGGGTTCGGCGGCCACGGCATCGGCCGGTCGATGCACGAGGACCCGGGCGTCCCCAACGAGGGGCGCCCCGGTCGCGGCATGCCGCTGCGGCACGGAATGGTGCTGGCGATCGAACCGATGCTGATCGGCGGCGGCAAGGACGCCTTCCACGCGGACCGGGACGGCTGGACGCTGCGCACGTCCGACGGCAGCCGGGCGGCGCACGCCGAGCACACGGTGGCGATCACGAACGACGGCCCGCGGATCCTGACCGCCCCGTGA